From the genome of Gemmatimonadota bacterium, one region includes:
- a CDS encoding Na(+)/H(+) antiporter subunit B has product MDDQVILRVGAKILIPFILLFALYVQFHGDYGPGGGFQAGIIFAAGFILYALVYGLGTAKRALPPKAVYACSAAGVLLYAGVGYLTLALGGEFLAYNVLAHDPEHGQHLGILFVELGVLITVFGSMVAIFYAFAGRRKIQT; this is encoded by the coding sequence ATGGATGATCAGGTGATCCTCCGGGTCGGGGCCAAGATTCTGATCCCGTTCATTCTTCTCTTCGCTCTCTATGTGCAGTTCCACGGCGACTACGGGCCGGGCGGTGGATTCCAGGCAGGTATCATCTTCGCGGCGGGCTTCATCTTGTACGCGCTCGTCTACGGACTCGGCACCGCGAAGCGCGCTCTTCCGCCCAAGGCGGTTTACGCCTGCTCGGCGGCGGGGGTGCTGCTCTATGCCGGGGTCGGCTACCTGACGTTGGCTCTCGGCGGCGAGTTCCTCGCGTACAACGTGCTCGCGCACGACCCCGAACACGGCCAGCACCTCGGCATCCTGTTCGTGGAGCTCGGCGTCTTGATCACGGTCTTCGGCTCGATGGTCGCGATCTTCTACGCGTTCGCCGGACGCAGAAAAATCCAGACGTGA
- a CDS encoding transporter, whose protein sequence is MSLDAPVRAAAAALVAAAVFSSPLAAQWPAGRGNYWTKISVFHHSTTEQFRASGEKRPFLNSNAESRSSALFVDALVGVTDRLDLWLQVPYFDLNFDDDADERHSSGIGDVRLSARYNLFGLRGGSVQVSGRFTTKVPVVDFPIDAEVIPVGEGQWDYEAWLEAGVSFWPIPAYGVLWMGRRWRAMNTETTRDPGDEFTFLAELGGTLVGPLGGKIVLDAIFGSNGSVQGVRVSNDEREIVYLQPTVNYQITPSFLLEAAARLPLRGQNFPAGRQLMIAVFHRPASGG, encoded by the coding sequence GTGAGCCTCGATGCCCCAGTTCGCGCTGCCGCGGCAGCGCTGGTTGCCGCGGCGGTGTTTTCTTCGCCCTTGGCGGCACAGTGGCCGGCTGGGCGGGGGAACTACTGGACCAAGATCTCCGTCTTCCACCACTCGACCACGGAGCAGTTCCGGGCGAGCGGCGAGAAGCGGCCGTTTCTGAACTCGAACGCGGAGAGTCGATCGAGCGCGCTCTTTGTCGATGCTCTGGTGGGCGTCACGGATCGCCTGGACCTGTGGCTCCAGGTGCCGTACTTCGACCTCAACTTCGACGACGACGCGGACGAGCGACACAGCTCCGGCATCGGCGACGTGCGTCTCTCGGCTCGCTACAATCTCTTTGGACTTCGTGGCGGGAGCGTTCAGGTCTCGGGCCGTTTCACGACGAAGGTCCCGGTCGTGGACTTCCCGATCGACGCTGAGGTGATTCCAGTCGGTGAGGGGCAGTGGGACTACGAAGCGTGGTTGGAGGCGGGCGTGAGCTTCTGGCCGATTCCCGCCTACGGAGTCCTTTGGATGGGGCGCCGCTGGCGAGCGATGAACACGGAGACTACGCGGGATCCGGGTGACGAGTTCACGTTCCTGGCGGAGCTCGGGGGCACGCTGGTGGGGCCACTCGGTGGAAAGATCGTGCTCGACGCGATCTTCGGCTCGAACGGCTCCGTTCAAGGCGTGAGGGTGAGCAACGACGAGCGCGAGATCGTGTATCTGCAGCCGACGGTCAACTACCAGATCACGCCCTCGTTTCTTCTCGAGGCTGCCGCTCGCTTGCCGCTGCGCGGCCAAAATTTCCCGGCCGGCCGGCAGCTCATGATCGCGGTATTTCACCGGCCGGCGAGCGGGGGCTAG
- the deoC gene encoding deoxyribose-phosphate aldolase — protein MTDVKTTDSIARDRAARYAATTGSVSPVDLREGTRNPGMPLELDWIREIRVNRSAVERRAATLGTRRSVKKEWQAAWLLKAITLIDLTTLAGDDTPGRVRRLCAKARQPVRRDLLQALGMGDDSVRTGAVCVYHAMVPTAVEALAGSDIPVAAVSTGFPHGLNPLPQRIAEIEASVAAGAKEIDIVVTRGHVLTGNWQALYDEVRAFRDACGDAHIKTILATGELAMLRNVQKASLVCMMAGADFVKTSTGKESVNATLPVGLTMARAVRAYAERTGYAIGFKPAGGIRTAKDALTWLILMKEELGTGWMQPNLFRFGVSSLLADIERQLEHHVTGRYSALHRHPLA, from the coding sequence ATGACAGACGTGAAGACTACAGACTCCATCGCGAGGGACCGCGCCGCGAGATATGCGGCGACCACGGGTTCGGTGAGCCCGGTAGACCTACGCGAAGGAACACGGAACCCGGGAATGCCGTTGGAGCTGGACTGGATCCGGGAGATTCGCGTGAATCGGAGTGCTGTCGAACGTCGCGCGGCAACGTTAGGCACGCGCCGGAGCGTGAAGAAGGAGTGGCAGGCGGCGTGGTTGCTCAAAGCGATCACGTTGATCGACCTGACGACGCTCGCGGGTGACGACACGCCCGGTCGTGTACGCAGACTCTGCGCGAAAGCGCGACAGCCGGTGCGCCGCGATCTGCTTCAGGCGCTTGGCATGGGCGACGACTCGGTGCGCACGGGCGCGGTGTGTGTCTACCACGCGATGGTCCCGACCGCCGTCGAGGCGCTCGCCGGAAGTGACATCCCGGTGGCCGCCGTATCGACCGGCTTCCCGCACGGGCTGAACCCACTCCCGCAGCGTATCGCGGAGATCGAGGCGTCCGTGGCGGCCGGAGCGAAGGAGATCGACATCGTCGTGACCCGAGGGCACGTGCTCACCGGGAACTGGCAAGCGCTGTACGACGAAGTACGTGCCTTCCGGGACGCGTGTGGCGACGCCCACATCAAGACCATCCTCGCGACCGGCGAGCTCGCGATGCTCCGCAACGTGCAAAAGGCGAGCCTCGTCTGCATGATGGCGGGGGCGGACTTCGTGAAGACGTCCACCGGAAAGGAGAGCGTGAACGCCACGCTGCCCGTGGGCCTGACGATGGCGCGCGCGGTACGCGCCTACGCTGAGCGCACCGGGTACGCGATCGGCTTCAAGCCCGCTGGTGGAATCAGAACCGCCAAGGATGCGCTCACCTGGCTGATCCTGATGAAGGAAGAGCTCGGCACCGGGTGGATGCAGCCCAACCTGTTCCGGTTTGGCGTCTCGTCGCTGCTGGCGGACATCGAACGGCAGCTCGAACATCACGTAACCGGACGCTACTCCGCGCTCCATCGGCATCCGCTGGCATGA
- a CDS encoding DUF4040 domain-containing protein, with protein MVELVDVALLLLLAVTALTIIRQQNLFAAVMMAGIFSLLSAGLLVVMDAVDVAFTEAAVGAGISTVLMLGTLALVGHEEHKPKRRPILPLLVVAVTGGVLVYGTLDMPPFGDPANPIHHHVAPHYLQESEHEIGIPNVVTSVLASYRGYDTLGETTVIFAAVVGVLLLLARGPGPRRVLVNGRWTTVAREEDSPEIETDDG; from the coding sequence ATGGTCGAGCTCGTCGACGTCGCGCTGCTGCTACTGCTGGCTGTGACCGCGCTGACGATCATCCGTCAGCAGAACCTGTTCGCCGCCGTAATGATGGCGGGGATCTTCAGCCTGCTGTCGGCCGGGCTCCTGGTGGTGATGGACGCCGTCGACGTCGCATTCACCGAAGCTGCGGTCGGCGCCGGTATCTCGACCGTGCTCATGCTTGGCACACTCGCGCTCGTGGGTCACGAGGAGCACAAGCCGAAGCGCCGGCCCATCCTGCCGCTCCTGGTCGTCGCGGTCACCGGTGGAGTGCTCGTCTATGGCACCTTGGACATGCCTCCGTTCGGCGATCCCGCCAACCCCATCCACCACCACGTCGCGCCTCACTATTTGCAGGAGTCGGAGCACGAGATCGGGATTCCGAACGTCGTGACGTCCGTGCTCGCGTCATACAGGGGCTACGACACGCTGGGCGAGACGACGGTGATCTTCGCCGCGGTGGTCGGCGTGCTCCTGCTGCTCGCCCGAGGGCCGGGCCCGCGTCGCGTTCTTGTGAATGGGCGCTGGACCACCGTCGCACGCGAGGAGGATTCGCCTGAGATCGAGACCGACGATGGATGA
- a CDS encoding monovalent cation/H+ antiporter subunit D family protein, translating to MSHHLPVLLVVIPLAAAPFAALVNRPRISWAIALGSAWWALYAALALLSQVMADGPIHYALGAWAAPYGIEYVVDPVSAWVVLIVAFIGAVVTPYARLSIERELSEDRIPLFYAAFILCMTGLLGIAITGDVFNVFVFLEISSLSAYALIALGPDRRALTASFQYLIMGSVGATFIVIGIGLMYVMTGTLNMADLALILPQLEPNRTIPVAFTFLTVGITLKLALFPLHLWLPNAYTYAPSAVTAFIASTATKVAVYLLLRFFFTVFGAAFSFDVMQLDKILMPLALVAILTMSLVAIYQENVKRMLAYSSVAQIGYMVLGISFASVLGLTAGILHLFNHALMKGALFMAMGCVMYRVGSVRIECMNGLGRAMPWTMAAFVAGGLSIIGVPFTVGFISKWYLIQAALEQGLWPVAVAVLVGSLLAVVYVWKVIEVAYFRDVDPDAGITEAPLSLLIPTWTLVLANFWFGIDASATTGVAKRAAELLLGVGS from the coding sequence GTGAGTCATCACCTCCCGGTCCTGCTCGTCGTCATCCCGCTCGCCGCGGCGCCGTTCGCAGCGTTGGTCAACCGGCCCCGCATCTCGTGGGCCATCGCGCTGGGCTCTGCGTGGTGGGCGCTGTACGCGGCGCTCGCTCTGCTCTCGCAGGTCATGGCCGACGGGCCCATCCACTACGCGTTGGGTGCCTGGGCGGCTCCCTACGGTATCGAATACGTCGTCGACCCGGTGAGTGCCTGGGTGGTGTTGATCGTCGCGTTTATCGGCGCGGTGGTGACGCCTTATGCCCGGCTGAGCATCGAGCGTGAGCTGTCCGAGGACCGGATCCCGCTCTTCTATGCGGCGTTCATCCTGTGCATGACCGGGCTGCTCGGCATCGCGATCACCGGCGACGTCTTCAACGTCTTCGTCTTCCTGGAGATTTCGTCGCTGTCCGCGTATGCGCTCATCGCGCTCGGGCCGGATCGCCGCGCGCTCACCGCATCGTTTCAGTACCTGATCATGGGAAGCGTCGGCGCGACCTTCATCGTGATCGGCATCGGGCTGATGTATGTGATGACAGGGACGCTGAACATGGCAGACCTCGCTCTGATTCTGCCGCAGCTCGAACCGAACCGCACGATTCCGGTGGCGTTCACGTTCCTGACCGTCGGCATCACGCTGAAGCTCGCGCTCTTCCCGCTACACCTGTGGCTGCCGAATGCGTACACATACGCGCCCTCCGCGGTGACCGCGTTCATCGCGTCGACGGCCACGAAAGTCGCGGTATACCTGCTCCTGCGCTTCTTCTTCACGGTCTTCGGCGCGGCGTTTTCGTTCGACGTGATGCAGCTCGACAAGATCCTCATGCCGCTGGCGCTCGTCGCGATCCTGACCATGTCGCTCGTAGCGATCTACCAGGAAAACGTGAAGCGGATGCTGGCGTACTCCAGCGTCGCGCAGATCGGATACATGGTGCTCGGCATCAGCTTCGCGTCGGTTCTGGGCCTGACGGCGGGCATTCTGCACCTGTTCAACCACGCGCTCATGAAGGGTGCGCTCTTCATGGCGATGGGTTGCGTGATGTACCGCGTGGGCTCGGTACGCATCGAGTGCATGAACGGCCTGGGACGCGCGATGCCATGGACGATGGCGGCCTTTGTCGCCGGAGGTCTCAGCATCATAGGCGTTCCGTTCACGGTCGGCTTCATCAGCAAGTGGTACTTGATTCAGGCGGCGCTGGAGCAGGGCTTGTGGCCGGTCGCCGTCGCGGTGCTCGTCGGATCGCTGCTGGCGGTTGTATACGTGTGGAAGGTCATCGAGGTTGCATACTTCCGTGACGTGGACCCCGACGCGGGCATCACGGAGGCGCCGCTCTCCTTGCTGATCCCGACGTGGACGCTCGTGCTCGCGAACTTCTGGTTCGGCATCGACGCGAGCGCGACCACCGGCGTTGCGAAGCGCGCCGCGGAGCTGCTTCTGGGGGTCGGATCATGA
- a CDS encoding Na+/H+ antiporter subunit E, translating into MLRAFGLGAILVVFWLLLSGQYTPLLISFGVGSSALVVYLALRMDVVDQEGVPLQLGGRFWLYLPWLMKEIFVANVAVAKIILDPKLPISPIRVVFHGSQETDIGRFIYANSITLTPGTITTGCDGQDFEIHALTYADVDGREEDEMDRRVTWVEQGSPPEPAN; encoded by the coding sequence TTGCTCCGAGCCTTCGGACTAGGCGCAATTCTCGTCGTTTTCTGGCTGCTTCTCTCGGGCCAATACACGCCGTTGCTCATCAGCTTCGGGGTCGGCTCTTCGGCACTCGTCGTCTATCTTGCGTTGCGCATGGACGTCGTCGACCAGGAAGGTGTTCCCCTCCAGTTGGGGGGACGCTTCTGGCTCTACCTCCCTTGGCTCATGAAGGAGATCTTCGTAGCCAACGTGGCGGTGGCGAAGATCATACTCGACCCCAAGCTTCCCATCAGTCCGATCAGGGTTGTCTTCCACGGGAGCCAAGAGACGGATATCGGACGTTTCATTTACGCGAACTCCATCACGCTGACCCCCGGCACGATCACGACGGGGTGCGACGGCCAGGACTTCGAGATCCACGCGCTCACGTACGCGGACGTCGACGGGCGCGAAGAAGACGAGATGGACCGTCGCGTGACCTGGGTCGAGCAGGGCTCCCCGCCAGAGCCCGCCAACTAG
- a CDS encoding pH regulation protein F gives MFVAATAGILISMTLAIVRALLGPTMYDRVLAVNTFGTKTVLLIAALGFLTERPEFLDLAIVYALINFIGTIAVLKFFEYGDLGHERRDEAVAD, from the coding sequence ATGTTCGTCGCGGCCACGGCAGGGATCCTGATCAGCATGACGCTCGCGATCGTACGTGCGCTGCTCGGCCCGACGATGTACGACCGTGTGCTCGCGGTCAACACGTTTGGTACCAAGACCGTCCTGCTCATCGCGGCACTCGGCTTCCTCACTGAACGCCCTGAGTTCCTCGACCTCGCGATCGTATACGCGCTCATCAACTTCATCGGCACGATCGCCGTGCTGAAGTTCTTCGAGTACGGAGATCTCGGTCACGAGCGCCGCGACGAAGCGGTGGCCGACTGA
- a CDS encoding DUF3179 domain-containing protein, translating into MKTRVLGLMVVLSTAIATAGCGDKSPLADSDGNPICSLDPNLLFSSLPPDAIPALTLPEMVSPNDSEAQYLFDFDRVLGVVVNGEARAYPHNILWHHEIVNDRIGDTWISATFCPLTGSGLVFDPFVDGNRLDLGVSGLLFANNLVLFDRITGGVYGPQLSVEGKCSNFRGESIGLRSVQEMSWGRWKGLYPDTKVVGGNTGFGRNYRAYPYGSYDQITSNDLLFPMGGVDTSRPIKERVLAIRIGEGGRGYPFGELFELGETSVVNELVGGVPTVVFYESRDGETALAFDARVGGQTLTFSAAEDGTWLDEQTGSTWTVDGSAIAGPMAGERLSARADAYVLFWFAWRHFQPDGDTFLR; encoded by the coding sequence ATGAAGACACGCGTACTTGGGCTCATGGTCGTGCTTTCTACCGCAATCGCGACCGCTGGTTGTGGGGACAAATCGCCGTTGGCCGACTCGGACGGGAATCCGATCTGTTCGCTCGATCCGAATCTTCTGTTTTCGAGCCTGCCGCCGGACGCGATTCCCGCATTGACGCTGCCGGAAATGGTCTCGCCCAACGATTCAGAGGCGCAGTATCTCTTCGACTTCGATCGCGTGCTGGGCGTCGTGGTCAACGGCGAGGCTCGCGCGTATCCGCACAACATCCTCTGGCATCACGAGATCGTAAACGACCGCATCGGGGACACCTGGATCTCTGCCACCTTCTGCCCGCTCACCGGCTCGGGGCTCGTCTTCGATCCCTTCGTCGATGGGAATCGCCTCGACCTCGGCGTGTCCGGGTTGCTGTTCGCGAATAACCTCGTGCTCTTCGACCGCATCACTGGCGGCGTGTACGGACCGCAGCTCTCCGTCGAAGGAAAGTGCTCGAACTTCCGTGGTGAGTCGATCGGCCTGCGGTCCGTTCAGGAGATGAGCTGGGGACGCTGGAAGGGGCTGTATCCGGACACGAAGGTCGTCGGTGGCAATACGGGCTTCGGGCGAAACTATCGCGCGTACCCGTATGGCTCCTACGACCAGATCACGAGCAACGACCTACTCTTCCCGATGGGCGGCGTGGACACTTCGCGCCCCATCAAGGAGCGGGTGCTCGCTATCCGAATCGGTGAGGGCGGGCGTGGCTATCCGTTCGGCGAACTCTTCGAGCTGGGAGAAACCTCCGTGGTCAACGAGTTGGTCGGGGGCGTACCGACCGTTGTCTTCTACGAGTCACGGGACGGCGAGACCGCTCTCGCCTTCGACGCGCGAGTCGGCGGCCAGACTCTGACCTTCAGCGCCGCCGAAGACGGCACCTGGCTCGACGAGCAGACCGGCTCCACGTGGACCGTCGACGGGTCGGCGATCGCTGGACCCATGGCCGGTGAGCGTCTGAGCGCGCGCGCGGACGCCTACGTGCTCTTCTGGTTCGCTTGGCGACACTTCCAGCCCGATGGGGATACCTTCCTCCGGTGA
- a CDS encoding 1-acyl-sn-glycerol-3-phosphate acyltransferase, giving the protein MLLPRVITKLVGWAVSVFYDVERTGPPLVDGPVLVTANHPNALVDPLVIFRTGGRPSRPLAKAPLFDQALTGTLLRGLGGLPVYRRQDDPALMHLNERTFDAAIGALQAGEAVQIYPEGRSHSEPSLTPIRTGAARIALQAEERCDWALGVRIQPVGLTYTRKHLFRGRVVAAFGEPFSISDLRSRYEEDDRAAVRELTDRIRTGLESLTLNFDHPDDGELVEVAERLYARQKKLVRWRERERMADRLPRLRAFASGVRWLRATDPERLTELRQAVRRYLRLLTLLGASDGDVPPTYRFGIVLRYSARQLFMLTLVLPVALLGVAIWGLPFVLTRHVAPKFGAKLDQVATYKLGTAILVFPLWWGLLALATWFQWGLGTAVAVTAALPVAGLAAIAWLERQAHVRQDIRVFLRAMRHRRGRDRLIEQRTALVEAFDELTVAWQADRESV; this is encoded by the coding sequence TTGCTTCTGCCACGGGTCATCACGAAGCTGGTCGGTTGGGCCGTCTCGGTCTTCTACGACGTGGAGCGGACGGGGCCCCCGCTCGTGGACGGCCCAGTGCTCGTCACGGCGAACCACCCCAATGCTCTCGTCGATCCGCTGGTGATCTTCCGCACCGGCGGGCGCCCCTCGAGGCCTCTCGCCAAGGCCCCGCTCTTCGATCAGGCCCTCACTGGAACCCTCCTTCGCGGGCTCGGTGGCTTGCCCGTGTATCGGCGTCAAGACGACCCCGCCTTGATGCACCTGAATGAGCGCACCTTCGATGCCGCGATCGGCGCTCTCCAGGCCGGTGAGGCGGTGCAGATCTATCCAGAGGGACGAAGCCACTCCGAGCCCTCGCTCACGCCGATCCGGACCGGCGCCGCTCGCATCGCCCTCCAGGCCGAGGAGCGCTGCGACTGGGCGCTCGGAGTGCGCATCCAGCCCGTTGGGCTCACGTACACTCGCAAGCATCTCTTCCGGGGCCGGGTCGTAGCCGCCTTCGGTGAGCCGTTCTCGATCTCGGATCTCCGGTCTCGGTACGAAGAGGACGACCGGGCGGCCGTGCGCGAACTGACGGACAGGATCCGGACCGGACTCGAGTCGCTCACGTTGAACTTCGATCACCCGGACGACGGCGAGCTGGTCGAGGTCGCGGAGCGGCTGTACGCACGCCAGAAGAAACTGGTGCGCTGGCGCGAGAGAGAACGCATGGCCGACCGGCTACCGCGTCTGCGGGCGTTCGCCAGCGGGGTCCGCTGGCTGAGGGCCACCGACCCCGAGCGACTGACCGAGCTGCGCCAAGCGGTCCGGCGCTACCTGCGGTTGCTCACCCTACTGGGCGCGAGCGACGGGGATGTGCCGCCCACCTACCGGTTCGGAATCGTGCTCCGATACTCGGCGCGCCAGCTCTTCATGCTCACGTTGGTGCTGCCTGTGGCGCTACTGGGGGTGGCCATCTGGGGTCTCCCGTTCGTGCTGACGCGCCACGTCGCGCCGAAGTTTGGGGCCAAGCTCGATCAGGTCGCCACCTACAAGCTCGGGACGGCCATCCTCGTGTTTCCGCTGTGGTGGGGACTCTTGGCCCTGGCGACGTGGTTCCAGTGGGGGCTCGGCACTGCGGTCGCGGTCACAGCCGCGCTTCCCGTGGCGGGCCTTGCTGCGATCGCGTGGCTGGAGCGACAGGCCCATGTTCGCCAAGACATTCGCGTGTTCTTGCGCGCGATGAGGCACCGCCGCGGGCGTGACCGGCTAATCGAACAACGAACCGCGCTGGTCGAAGCCTTCGATGAGCTGACCGTGGCGTGGCAGGCCGACCGCGAAAGCGTCTGA
- a CDS encoding cation:proton antiporter subunit C has product MGLGLFNYWVVIFLMMVGFYTLIACGNLVKKIIGLNIFQTSVFILYISMGKIAGGTAPIFVHGEQEVVYSNPLPHVLILTAIVVGVATSALGLSLVVRINEAFGTVEEDEIEDTAL; this is encoded by the coding sequence ATCGGGCTGGGACTCTTCAACTACTGGGTCGTCATCTTTCTGATGATGGTCGGGTTTTACACGCTCATCGCGTGCGGCAACCTCGTCAAGAAGATCATCGGTCTGAACATCTTCCAGACATCGGTCTTCATCCTCTACATCTCGATGGGGAAGATCGCGGGCGGGACCGCGCCGATCTTCGTGCACGGTGAGCAAGAGGTCGTGTACTCGAACCCCCTCCCGCACGTGCTCATCCTGACGGCGATCGTCGTCGGCGTGGCAACGTCCGCGCTCGGCCTCAGCCTGGTGGTGCGCATCAACGAGGCGTTCGGCACCGTCGAAGAAGACGAGATCGAGGACACGGCGCTGTGA
- a CDS encoding UDP-2,3-diacylglucosamine diphosphatase: protein MPRNDPTQTVLVASDVHLGTITDEQENAFATWLDQAAEVASWIVLNGDIFDFWFEYRWGTSRGYDSTLTQLRRIVDSGMRVTLMGGNHDWWGGTYLRDEVGVEFLQDPITTDMAGFRTFLAHGDGLGRGDLSYRALRLILRGRLTRFAFGMLPRRLGDRIGAGISKTEERWTPSGPAELEKAEALRKWALAEMSRRSELDLVLLGHAHVPACERVGENRWYVNSGDWVYHRSYVILRDGDDPRLVQWETAIL, encoded by the coding sequence GTGCCAAGAAACGACCCCACCCAGACCGTTCTCGTCGCCTCCGACGTGCATCTCGGCACCATCACCGACGAGCAGGAGAACGCCTTCGCCACTTGGCTCGACCAGGCGGCCGAAGTCGCTTCGTGGATCGTGCTGAACGGCGACATCTTCGACTTCTGGTTCGAGTACCGCTGGGGGACCAGCCGCGGCTACGATTCCACTTTGACGCAACTCCGGCGAATCGTCGATTCCGGCATGCGCGTGACGCTGATGGGCGGGAACCACGATTGGTGGGGCGGCACGTACCTGCGTGACGAGGTGGGCGTGGAGTTCCTGCAAGACCCCATCACCACGGACATGGCGGGGTTCCGCACGTTTCTCGCGCACGGAGACGGGCTCGGAAGGGGTGATCTGTCGTACCGCGCGCTCAGGCTGATCCTCCGGGGTCGGCTGACTCGCTTCGCCTTCGGCATGCTGCCCCGCCGCCTAGGCGACCGGATCGGCGCGGGGATCTCTAAGACCGAGGAGCGATGGACGCCGTCGGGACCCGCGGAACTCGAGAAGGCCGAAGCACTAAGGAAGTGGGCCCTCGCCGAGATGAGCAGACGCTCGGAGCTGGATCTCGTGTTGCTTGGGCATGCGCACGTGCCGGCGTGCGAGCGCGTCGGCGAGAACCGATGGTACGTGAACTCCGGAGACTGGGTGTACCACCGCAGCTATGTGATCCTGCGCGACGGCGACGATCCGAGACTCGTACAGTGGGAGACCGCGATCCTGTGA
- a CDS encoding monovalent cation/H(+) antiporter subunit G, producing the protein MEIALDVLSWLSIVGGLFFMLVGTVGILRMPDVYTRLHAAGMTDTMGAGLLILGMCLQTASGIMDGDGQYWFVLFRLVFVYAFLLFTSPIATHAVARAALHGGLEPYRTPRESAD; encoded by the coding sequence ATGGAGATCGCGCTCGATGTTCTGAGCTGGCTGTCGATCGTGGGCGGGCTCTTCTTCATGCTCGTCGGGACCGTCGGCATCCTGCGCATGCCGGACGTCTACACACGTCTCCACGCCGCCGGGATGACGGACACCATGGGTGCCGGCCTGCTCATCCTCGGAATGTGCCTGCAGACCGCAAGCGGGATCATGGACGGGGACGGGCAGTATTGGTTCGTCCTGTTCCGGCTCGTGTTCGTATATGCGTTCCTGCTCTTCACGAGCCCGATCGCCACACATGCGGTCGCGCGTGCGGCGCTCCATGGCGGCTTGGAACCGTACCGCACGCCGAGGGAGTCGGCGGACTGA